From Varibaculum massiliense, a single genomic window includes:
- a CDS encoding type II secretion system F family protein, translated as MNWGTTILLALLLLVAGLPWHLPDALASEKKNPSLPGLNVFFGRATAFFRRRFGAKPHLAAAVIEVASRLNAGADPTSAWIKTLPRHGFARPKTASTADLQVAIEPYLTSWEQAALTGLLAALRFSEAVGAPLSEVLTGCADSLTEASRAARARKLALTAPKASATILGLLPLGGIALGAALGANPLRAIFAGGLGTISALVGLIFLCGGMLWMFHLVAQAEKA; from the coding sequence ATGAACTGGGGAACCACCATTTTATTAGCGCTTTTACTGCTGGTTGCGGGGCTACCTTGGCATTTACCGGATGCACTGGCATCAGAAAAGAAGAATCCCTCTCTACCTGGACTTAACGTATTTTTCGGGCGTGCCACCGCTTTCTTCCGGCGCCGCTTTGGGGCAAAACCGCACCTGGCAGCGGCGGTAATCGAAGTTGCTAGCCGCTTAAATGCAGGCGCTGACCCCACCTCCGCCTGGATCAAAACCTTGCCACGACACGGATTTGCTCGTCCAAAAACTGCGAGCACCGCTGATCTGCAGGTCGCTATCGAACCCTATTTAACTTCTTGGGAACAGGCTGCGCTTACCGGTTTACTCGCCGCGCTGCGCTTTTCTGAGGCAGTTGGTGCTCCCTTGTCCGAGGTACTAACCGGTTGTGCTGACTCGCTGACCGAGGCTTCACGGGCGGCGCGCGCCCGCAAACTCGCCCTGACCGCCCCGAAAGCCTCGGCAACCATTTTGGGGCTTTTACCCTTAGGAGGAATCGCTCTCGGCGCGGCGCTAGGAGCCAATCCTTTGCGGGCTATTTTTGCTGGTGGATTGGGAACTATTAGCGCCTTAGTTGGTCTTATATTCCTCTGTGGCGGGATGCTGTGGATGTTTCACCTGGTTGCCCAAGCCGAAAAGGCGTAA
- a CDS encoding TadA family conjugal transfer-associated ATPase encodes MMNHFRTRLRCVINTLTAQPEEVVSSTDPRLQVAAGDSPAEVVRKESPASAGTGQLLANLAKINSELAGFGPQLAPRLQDPLVTDVLINGPQQVWVDNGSGLRKVEISFGSETDLRALAVRLAGAAGKRLDDAAPIADGILPGGIRLHAILPPLAVPFPVISLRCPRARGLNFAQLVKSGTVAPALAPIVAALVHRRASCFIAGATGSGKTTLLSALLELVPPNQRIVCIEEVSELFPAHPHLVHLQERSANVQGVGAVPMSDLVRAAMRMRPDRIVLGECRGAEVREVLSAMNTGHEGTWATVHANAVTDIPARLVALGALALMPEATIGAQVVAGVDAFVQICRVTERGRTRRYISEVGIPVWSHSRLSAQLALKVTPEGQLLRAPGWRALSKLVNMDLTQFAEAV; translated from the coding sequence ATGATGAATCACTTTCGAACAAGACTGCGATGCGTAATAAATACCCTTACTGCGCAACCAGAAGAAGTTGTTTCCAGCACGGATCCGCGTTTGCAAGTGGCAGCCGGCGATAGCCCCGCCGAGGTGGTTAGAAAAGAAAGTCCCGCTAGTGCGGGGACAGGGCAGCTGCTGGCGAATCTAGCGAAGATAAATTCTGAACTGGCAGGATTCGGTCCGCAACTTGCTCCTCGGTTACAAGACCCCTTGGTGACCGATGTATTGATTAATGGTCCCCAGCAAGTTTGGGTCGACAACGGTAGCGGTCTGCGCAAAGTTGAGATTAGCTTTGGTTCTGAAACAGATTTACGGGCTTTAGCGGTGCGATTGGCCGGGGCGGCCGGGAAACGCCTGGACGATGCGGCGCCGATTGCCGATGGCATTCTCCCCGGCGGGATTCGTCTACATGCGATACTGCCTCCGCTAGCAGTTCCCTTCCCGGTTATTTCCCTGCGCTGTCCCCGCGCCCGCGGGCTAAACTTTGCTCAACTGGTTAAATCGGGAACGGTAGCCCCGGCGTTAGCGCCGATAGTTGCAGCTTTAGTCCATCGGCGCGCCTCCTGCTTCATAGCGGGAGCCACCGGCAGCGGGAAAACAACTTTGCTGTCTGCCCTGCTAGAACTGGTGCCCCCTAATCAACGGATTGTATGTATCGAGGAAGTCTCCGAACTATTCCCCGCCCACCCTCATCTGGTTCACCTGCAAGAACGCTCCGCGAACGTGCAAGGGGTAGGGGCAGTTCCCATGTCGGATTTGGTGCGCGCGGCAATGCGGATGCGTCCAGATCGCATCGTGTTAGGCGAATGTCGGGGCGCAGAAGTACGCGAAGTACTCTCTGCTATGAATACCGGTCACGAAGGTACTTGGGCGACCGTTCACGCCAATGCAGTCACTGATATTCCTGCTCGCCTGGTGGCACTGGGTGCCCTAGCGCTCATGCCGGAAGCTACTATCGGGGCGCAAGTGGTTGCCGGCGTTGACGCTTTCGTGCAGATTTGCCGGGTAACTGAGCGCGGGCGAACTCGCCGCTATATTTCCGAGGTGGGGATTCCGGTTTGGAGTCATTCTCGCCTGTCAGCACAGTTAGCACTGAAAGTTACCCCCGAGGGTCAACTGCTGCGCGCGCCGGGGTGGCGCGCATTATCTAAGCTGGTCAATATGGATTTAACCCAGTTTGCGGAGGCAGTATGA
- the brnQ gene encoding branched-chain amino acid transport system II carrier protein, which translates to MNSKTSVRNVVVTGLALFAMFFGAGNLIFPVMIGVQSGVEQVPATIGFMLTGVLLPMAGMIAAATSSSGVLGIIERIAHYPGLVFCWLIFLSTGMLYAIPRTAAASYSMSFQATAGDSHLWLFVYTLIYFGIAGYLCLNPRNVLDRIGGLLTPALLILLAVTIIAAVFTMSPSEAAPIEKYAATPTLKGIFDGYNTLDAIASFVFGVVIIRALRQKGFKPGRQLFGVTALAGVIAAFFLGLVYFGLSMVGSRVGRLNPNVKDGGEGLAFAAKHLFGSTGSVILGAIAVLACLTTAIGLVEASTQFFRGLFPQVSRPVWVVLHVVVSLAIANLGLEALVNVIVPVMMFCYPITIMLTVTCILDIFIPGHMFWAYRLSVWVAGIFGLFDGLKAAGVLEEWIDTTIPLASLGLGWLIPSFIMLALGLIIDIAQGRMKQQYDYDAVARERNQSLVSAGLALNEDELDESGKQQAAAEKSDSNS; encoded by the coding sequence ATGAATAGTAAGACAAGTGTTCGCAATGTGGTAGTTACCGGGTTGGCATTGTTTGCCATGTTCTTTGGTGCTGGCAACCTGATTTTCCCGGTAATGATTGGAGTGCAATCAGGGGTTGAACAGGTACCGGCTACCATCGGCTTTATGCTTACCGGGGTGCTGCTACCGATGGCCGGGATGATTGCGGCGGCAACTTCCTCCTCAGGGGTATTGGGGATTATTGAACGGATTGCTCACTATCCCGGCCTGGTGTTTTGCTGGCTAATCTTCCTCTCCACCGGGATGCTGTATGCGATTCCACGTACTGCCGCCGCCTCCTACTCGATGTCATTCCAGGCTACTGCAGGTGACTCTCATCTGTGGTTATTTGTATACACTCTTATCTATTTCGGAATTGCTGGGTACCTATGCCTGAATCCTCGAAATGTTTTGGATCGCATCGGAGGTCTGCTAACCCCGGCATTGTTGATTCTGCTGGCAGTAACGATTATTGCTGCGGTGTTCACCATGTCCCCTTCGGAGGCGGCTCCGATTGAAAAGTATGCTGCCACCCCCACTTTGAAAGGAATCTTTGACGGCTACAACACTTTGGACGCTATCGCTTCCTTCGTGTTCGGGGTGGTAATTATTCGAGCTTTGCGGCAAAAAGGCTTCAAACCGGGTCGGCAGCTTTTTGGGGTTACTGCACTTGCGGGGGTAATCGCAGCCTTCTTCCTCGGTCTGGTCTATTTTGGATTATCGATGGTGGGATCGCGTGTGGGTAGGTTAAACCCTAACGTTAAAGACGGTGGAGAAGGACTGGCTTTTGCAGCTAAACACCTATTTGGCTCCACTGGTAGCGTAATTTTGGGGGCCATTGCCGTTTTGGCTTGTTTAACTACCGCCATCGGGCTAGTTGAGGCTTCGACTCAGTTCTTTAGAGGATTGTTCCCCCAGGTTTCCCGTCCGGTGTGGGTAGTGCTGCACGTAGTGGTTTCTTTAGCGATTGCTAACCTGGGGCTAGAGGCATTGGTAAACGTGATTGTTCCGGTAATGATGTTCTGTTACCCCATCACCATCATGCTTACTGTTACCTGTATCCTGGACATCTTTATCCCTGGCCATATGTTCTGGGCTTACCGTCTATCGGTCTGGGTAGCGGGCATTTTCGGTCTCTTTGATGGTTTGAAGGCTGCCGGGGTATTGGAGGAGTGGATTGACACCACCATTCCGTTGGCCTCGCTAGGGTTGGGTTGGCTAATCCCCTCCTTTATCATGTTGGCGCTCGGTCTGATTATCGATATTGCGCAAGGTCGCATGAAACAGCAATATGACTATGATGCGGTAGCGCGCGAGCGTAACCAGTCCTTGGTCAGTGCCGGTTTGGCTCTTAACGAGGACGAGCTAGACGAATCGGGTAAGCAGCAGGCTGCCGCAGAGAAATCCGATTCGAACAGCTAG